In Miscanthus floridulus cultivar M001 chromosome 5, ASM1932011v1, whole genome shotgun sequence, one genomic interval encodes:
- the LOC136454371 gene encoding putative E3 ubiquitin-protein ligase SINA-like 6 produces the protein MCIDAVDEEDDLDHNSYVESDEDMAMSDECPEGHMICSPCRGDLPEEKCTFGYSVRCTAGNLARSLSVEHAVESILVDCHYAENGCTENTAYYYHVKHRLMCPHAPCECPEPGCDLAGKRGELLDHLTAVAGHHKWPSTTFQYWVPFDLRIVEPGTHVLRCKNDGQLFLVS, from the exons ATGTGTATTGATGCTGTTGATGAAGAAGACGACCTGGACCATAATAGCTACGTTGAGAGCGATGAGGATATGGCAATGAGTGACGAG TGTCCCGAGGGGCACATGATCTGCTCGCCCTGCCGCGGCGATCTGCCGGAAGAGAAGTGCACGTTCGGCTACTCTGTCCGATGTACCGCTGGCAACCTCGCGCGAAGCCTCAGCGTGGAGCACGCCGTCGAATCCATCCTCGTTGACTGCCACTACGCCGAGAATGGGTGCACCGAGAACACCGCCTACTACTATCATGTCAAGCACCGGTTGATGTGTCCGCACGCACCGTGCGAGTGCCCGGAGCCTGGCTGCGACTTAGCCGGGAAGAGGGGGGAGCTCCTGGACCACCTCACCGCCGTCGCCGGCCATCACAAGTGGCCGTCGACGACGTTCCAGTACTGGGTGCCCTTTGATCTTCGCATCGTCGAACCGGGCACGCATGTTCTCCGCTGCAAGAACGACGGGCAGCTTTTCCTCGTGAGCTAG